A window from Pontibacillus yanchengensis encodes these proteins:
- a CDS encoding proline dehydrogenase family protein: protein MEQLLRNFFLFLSKNKLFTKLARKYGLRFGAGRFVAGETMENTAKVIQELNDKGMDVTIDHLGEFVDKEEEARQRTEECIEAIEVISEQDLHSQLSLKLTSMGLDISEDLVMDNMRKILDAGKKHNVLVTIDMEDYERCGKTLEIFKKLRSEYELLGTVLQSYLYRTVEDIQELDQYNPNLRLVKGAYKESPKVAFPEKKDVDENFKKIIKMHLLNGNYTAVATHDDAMIEYTKELEKEYNISRDQFEFQMLYGIRTDRQAELVKEGYRMRIYVPYGDDWYGYFMRRLAERPANVAFVLKGVFGK, encoded by the coding sequence ATGGAACAGTTATTAAGAAACTTCTTTCTGTTTTTATCAAAAAATAAACTTTTTACGAAATTGGCTCGTAAGTATGGACTTCGATTTGGTGCTGGACGTTTTGTGGCTGGGGAGACAATGGAGAACACAGCTAAAGTGATTCAAGAATTAAATGATAAAGGGATGGACGTAACAATTGACCATTTAGGTGAATTCGTTGATAAGGAAGAAGAAGCAAGACAACGTACAGAAGAGTGTATTGAAGCAATAGAGGTTATTTCTGAGCAAGACCTACATTCACAATTATCACTAAAGTTAACCTCTATGGGATTAGATATTTCAGAAGACTTAGTAATGGATAATATGCGTAAAATACTTGATGCAGGGAAGAAGCATAATGTATTAGTAACCATTGATATGGAAGACTATGAACGCTGTGGGAAAACACTCGAAATATTTAAAAAGCTGCGATCGGAATATGAATTACTTGGGACTGTACTTCAATCCTACCTTTATCGTACTGTTGAAGATATTCAAGAACTTGATCAGTACAACCCGAATTTACGTTTAGTAAAGGGAGCTTATAAAGAGTCACCAAAAGTTGCTTTTCCAGAGAAAAAAGATGTAGATGAGAATTTTAAGAAGATTATCAAGATGCACTTGTTAAATGGCAACTATACAGCGGTTGCTACACATGATGATGCCATGATCGAATATACGAAAGAACTGGAGAAAGAATACAACATTTCCCGTGACCAATTCGAGTTTCAGATGTTATATGGTATAAGAACAGATCGCCAAGCAGAATTGGTGAAAGAAGGTTATCGAATGAGGATCTATGTACCATATGGAGATGACTGGTATGGTTACTTCATGCGGAGGCTTGCAGAAAGACCAGCAAATGTTGCCTTTGTCTTAAAAGGTGTATTTGGTAAGTAG
- a CDS encoding spore coat protein, protein MNQSQKVQNPETNVPKNPQMNERDFVNDMLATEKYMTDSYCTALNEASCQHLYQDLSGIFNETQDCQRNLYNLMFKNGWYGIEAADQQKLQQSYQQFNGYTNQLPYMN, encoded by the coding sequence ATGAACCAAAGTCAGAAAGTACAAAATCCAGAAACAAACGTTCCGAAGAACCCACAAATGAATGAAAGAGATTTCGTAAATGATATGCTTGCTACAGAAAAGTACATGACAGATTCCTATTGTACAGCTTTAAATGAAGCTAGCTGCCAGCATTTATATCAAGACCTTTCAGGCATTTTTAACGAGACACAAGATTGCCAACGTAATCTATATAATCTAATGTTCAAAAATGGTTGGTATGGAATTGAAGCTGCTGATCAACAAAAACTGCAACAATCTTACCAGCAATTTAACGGGTACACGAACCAACTTCCTTATATGAATTAA
- the copZ gene encoding copper chaperone CopZ, whose product MQVTLDVRGMTCDHCEKAVKGALEELNGVQGVEVSIDTNRVTVTYDDVYVSKEQMKSAIEEQGYDVVA is encoded by the coding sequence ATGCAAGTAACATTAGATGTAAGAGGAATGACATGTGATCACTGTGAGAAAGCAGTAAAAGGTGCGCTAGAAGAACTAAATGGCGTACAAGGAGTAGAGGTTTCTATTGATACCAATCGTGTAACGGTAACATATGATGATGTATATGTATCAAAAGAACAAATGAAATCAGCGATTGAAGAACAAGGATATGATGTAGTAGCATAA
- a CDS encoding heavy metal translocating P-type ATPase, whose amino-acid sequence MNAVSKDVKIGVTGMTCAACSTRIEKVLNKMDGIEAEVNLAMENAHIHYDEEQVSAKDITAKIEKLGYGVQSDRIELDVYGMTCAACSTRIEKVLNKMEGIEQASVNLTNETAQIDYQPGLVDLDQIIKRIQKLGYDAEQRVDREDKSSQKEKELKRKQVKLGISALLSLPLLYTMIGHLAGLPVPGLLMNPWVQMGFATPIQFIIGWQFYEGAYKNLKNKTANMDVLVALGTSAAYFYSLSEAIQTIFKENFEPHLYFETSAILITLILLGKYFEAIAKGRTTQAISSLLNLQAKEATVVRNGEEQQVPVDQVEVGDTIIVRPGEKVPVDGEVTKGNSSVDESMITGESIPVEKVVGEQVIGSTINKNGTIYMEAKKVGKDTALANIVKVVEEAQGSKAPIQRMADVISGYFVPIVVGIALVTFVIWITVVTPGNLATSLEATIAVLVIACPCALGLATPTSIMVGTGKAAEQGILFKGGEYLEATHKIDTIVFDKTGTITKGEPEVTDFEGNPSILSYVGSAEKSSEHPLAQAIVSYVQDQEVSMYEPSHFEAVPGHGIQATVDGRELLIGTRRLLSQHNVEYSKYEAKMEAWEQEGKTAMLISVNGSLEGIIAVADTVKESALHALEQLKHQGIELVMLTGDNERTANAIAKQVGIDRVFAEVIPEQKAEKIKELQAQQKRVAMVGDGINDAPALATADIGIAIGTGTDVAIEAADVTILAGDLSLLPKAIQLSGMTMKNIRQNLFWALAYNSAGIPVAAIGLLAPWIAGAAMAFSSVSVVSNSLRLKRVKL is encoded by the coding sequence ATGAATGCCGTGAGTAAGGATGTAAAAATTGGTGTAACAGGTATGACTTGTGCTGCTTGCTCAACTCGTATTGAGAAAGTATTAAACAAGATGGATGGCATAGAAGCTGAAGTCAATTTAGCTATGGAGAATGCTCACATTCATTACGATGAGGAACAAGTTAGCGCAAAGGACATAACAGCTAAAATAGAAAAGTTAGGCTATGGAGTTCAATCGGATCGAATCGAGCTCGATGTATATGGAATGACTTGCGCAGCCTGTTCCACTCGTATTGAGAAAGTTCTAAATAAGATGGAAGGGATTGAGCAAGCCTCAGTCAATCTGACGAATGAAACAGCACAAATCGATTATCAGCCAGGTTTGGTCGACTTAGATCAAATCATAAAACGAATTCAAAAACTAGGATATGACGCTGAACAAAGAGTTGATCGAGAAGATAAATCATCACAAAAAGAAAAAGAACTAAAACGCAAGCAAGTAAAGCTTGGAATTTCAGCATTGCTATCTCTTCCTCTTTTATATACGATGATTGGACACTTAGCTGGATTGCCAGTTCCAGGCTTACTGATGAATCCATGGGTACAAATGGGTTTTGCAACACCAATTCAATTTATTATTGGATGGCAATTTTATGAGGGAGCTTATAAGAATCTAAAGAATAAAACCGCTAATATGGACGTACTAGTTGCGTTGGGGACAAGTGCTGCTTACTTTTACAGCTTATCTGAGGCAATTCAAACTATCTTTAAAGAAAACTTCGAGCCTCATCTTTACTTCGAAACAAGCGCAATATTAATCACGCTTATCTTACTTGGAAAATATTTCGAGGCGATTGCGAAAGGAAGAACTACGCAAGCCATTTCTTCCTTGTTAAACCTACAGGCAAAGGAAGCTACTGTTGTAAGAAATGGAGAGGAACAACAGGTTCCAGTCGATCAAGTAGAGGTGGGGGATACCATTATTGTTCGACCAGGTGAAAAGGTGCCTGTTGATGGAGAAGTAACCAAAGGTAACTCCTCAGTGGATGAATCCATGATTACTGGTGAATCTATTCCTGTCGAAAAAGTTGTTGGAGAACAAGTCATTGGCTCTACGATTAATAAAAACGGTACCATTTATATGGAAGCTAAAAAGGTAGGGAAGGATACAGCCCTTGCGAATATTGTGAAAGTAGTAGAAGAGGCTCAAGGTTCCAAGGCCCCGATACAACGTATGGCTGATGTGATCTCAGGTTACTTTGTACCAATCGTAGTTGGGATTGCTCTTGTTACGTTTGTGATTTGGATTACTGTCGTAACTCCCGGAAATCTTGCTACATCTCTAGAAGCTACTATTGCTGTCTTAGTCATTGCTTGTCCATGTGCTCTAGGTCTTGCCACTCCAACTTCCATAATGGTTGGAACAGGGAAAGCTGCAGAACAGGGTATTCTCTTTAAAGGCGGGGAGTATCTAGAAGCAACCCATAAAATTGATACAATTGTGTTTGATAAGACTGGAACAATCACTAAAGGAGAACCAGAGGTTACGGATTTTGAAGGAAATCCTTCTATTCTCTCCTATGTAGGTAGTGCAGAAAAGAGTTCTGAACACCCTTTAGCCCAGGCTATTGTGTCTTATGTACAAGATCAAGAAGTTTCCATGTATGAACCTAGTCACTTTGAAGCTGTGCCAGGACATGGTATTCAAGCAACCGTAGATGGACGTGAATTATTAATTGGTACAAGAAGGTTATTAAGTCAGCATAATGTGGAATACAGCAAATACGAGGCTAAAATGGAAGCATGGGAGCAAGAAGGTAAAACAGCCATGCTTATCAGTGTAAACGGAAGCCTAGAGGGCATCATAGCAGTAGCAGATACTGTGAAAGAGAGTGCCTTACATGCATTAGAACAACTAAAGCATCAAGGTATTGAGCTTGTTATGCTGACGGGAGACAATGAACGTACAGCAAACGCCATTGCTAAGCAAGTAGGCATTGACCGAGTATTTGCTGAGGTAATTCCAGAACAAAAAGCGGAAAAAATAAAAGAACTTCAAGCACAGCAGAAGCGTGTTGCAATGGTAGGTGACGGAATTAACGATGCTCCAGCATTAGCAACCGCAGACATTGGTATTGCAATTGGAACAGGTACAGATGTTGCAATTGAAGCGGCAGATGTAACTATACTTGCTGGTGATTTGAGTTTACTACCAAAAGCCATTCAGCTAAGTGGAATGACAATGAAAAATATCCGTCAGAACTTGTTCTGGGCTCTTGCTTATAATAGCGCTGGAATACCAGTTGCTGCTATAGGATTATTAGCCCCATGGATTGCCGGTGCAGCTATGGCATTTAGCTCCGTTAGTGTTGTGAGTAACTCCCTTCGACTGAAGAGAGTTAAACTATAA
- a CDS encoding metal-sensing transcriptional repressor, whose translation MEDYELPEDSGKKPVQPRTNDEKEQVLNRLKRIEGQVRGIQKMVEEDRYCVDVLVQISAINAALKKVGFTLMERHTNHCVADAIQKGEGEEAIDELMKVIQQFSK comes from the coding sequence ATGGAAGATTATGAATTACCTGAAGATAGCGGAAAGAAGCCTGTTCAACCTAGAACGAATGATGAAAAAGAACAAGTATTAAATCGTTTAAAACGTATAGAAGGTCAAGTTCGCGGAATACAAAAAATGGTGGAAGAAGATCGGTACTGTGTTGACGTGTTGGTTCAAATATCTGCAATCAATGCAGCCTTAAAAAAAGTCGGCTTCACCTTAATGGAACGTCATACTAACCATTGCGTAGCAGATGCTATACAAAAAGGTGAAGGCGAAGAGGCCATTGATGAACTTATGAAAGTCATACAACAATTCTCTAAGTAG
- a CDS encoding DUF302 domain-containing protein has product MFHYTVETSKTIEEAVQALEEELKKEKFGVLWDFDVKDTLNNKGFEFNDSYRILEVCNPGEAKKVLEKNPLVSYFLPCKMVVYEDDGITMIGMPKPTTLIEFVNDEELNTIARDIEDRMTACINEAR; this is encoded by the coding sequence ATGTTTCATTACACTGTAGAGACGTCTAAAACGATTGAAGAAGCGGTCCAAGCTCTAGAAGAAGAGTTGAAAAAAGAGAAATTTGGTGTGCTTTGGGACTTTGATGTGAAGGATACATTGAATAACAAAGGTTTTGAATTTAACGATTCGTATCGAATCCTTGAGGTTTGTAATCCTGGTGAAGCCAAAAAAGTGTTAGAAAAAAATCCATTAGTTAGTTATTTTCTACCTTGTAAGATGGTTGTGTATGAAGATGATGGGATAACAATGATTGGGATGCCTAAGCCAACCACATTAATTGAGTTCGTAAACGACGAGGAACTGAATACAATTGCAAGGGATATTGAAGATCGAATGACAGCTTGTATTAATGAGGCAAGATAA
- a CDS encoding CBO0543 family protein, which yields MYLIFVVVVWLIYAILFLDRKKAYQAYPTVQYFIIFNLVYNFLYYNHPLWEYQGITTPILNHTFIELTFTFIILPIAILVYLQYFPKSFVHKIVYVGLWVVFFSFIEMLFFRMEMFEYSNGWSVMHSLWFNILMFSMIRLHHKKPILTIILSVPITIVLISMFPIPIGKLK from the coding sequence ATGTATTTGATTTTCGTGGTAGTTGTATGGCTTATCTACGCAATTTTATTTTTGGATCGAAAGAAAGCATATCAAGCATATCCGACAGTCCAATACTTTATTATCTTTAATCTTGTTTATAATTTCCTCTATTACAATCACCCGCTATGGGAGTACCAGGGGATTACGACCCCCATATTAAACCATACATTTATTGAATTAACTTTCACTTTTATTATCTTACCGATTGCAATCCTTGTTTACTTGCAATATTTCCCTAAGTCATTCGTACATAAAATCGTTTATGTTGGTTTATGGGTTGTGTTCTTTTCGTTTATTGAAATGTTGTTTTTCAGAATGGAAATGTTTGAATATAGTAACGGATGGAGTGTTATGCATTCCTTATGGTTCAACATTCTTATGTTTAGCATGATTAGACTTCATCATAAGAAACCAATCCTTACGATAATCCTCTCAGTTCCCATTACCATTGTGTTAATAAGCATGTTTCCTATACCTATTGGAAAACTAAAATAG
- a CDS encoding CBO0543 family protein, with the protein MYLIVIVCFWLLISFFFLDRHHFTFYYSTIQYYIILNLVYNLLYYNHTLWAFQGISTTFLNHTIIDLTFSFIVLPIAICIYLTYFPNIVPFNFLYITLWSSFFTFLEWACYQFEMFIYDNGWSILHTLWFNALLFSMLRVHSKKPFLALSLSIPITVILIHFFPIPFSKLK; encoded by the coding sequence ATGTATTTGATAGTGATTGTTTGCTTTTGGCTTCTAATCTCATTCTTCTTTCTGGACAGGCATCATTTCACCTTCTATTATTCAACCATTCAATATTACATTATCTTGAATTTAGTTTATAACCTTTTATACTATAACCATACGCTTTGGGCTTTTCAGGGAATAAGTACAACTTTCCTAAACCATACAATTATTGATTTAACTTTTTCCTTTATAGTGCTTCCTATTGCAATATGTATTTATTTGACTTATTTCCCTAACATAGTTCCGTTTAATTTTCTTTACATTACGTTATGGAGTAGTTTTTTTACGTTTCTTGAATGGGCATGTTATCAATTTGAGATGTTCATATATGATAATGGCTGGAGTATCCTCCACACCTTATGGTTTAATGCTCTACTTTTTTCCATGCTTCGAGTTCATAGTAAAAAGCCATTTTTGGCACTAAGTCTATCCATTCCTATCACCGTAATATTAATTCACTTCTTCCCTATTCCTTTTTCCAAACTAAAGTAA
- a CDS encoding metal ABC transporter solute-binding protein, Zn/Mn family yields MKQITSLLFLFIILTGCSTQNKTDVQDTLTIYTSIYPIQYFTEQIGGEAVTVETIYPPGADAHTFEPTAKTMTTIAKADAFIYLGAGLEGFAETAADALGEEKVQLLELGKHESLFSETGDKHSHEDHSHENHDPHIWIDPIRAIEMADYIKEALVKLAPDKEEQFTENHKELTENLTALHREFKNLTENASHNKILVSHSAYGYWEQRYGIEQLSVNGLSPTSDPSQKDLEDIIQKAKSLDMEYMIYEQNVSSQISSIIQEELNAKSLTIHNLSVLTEEDIEENEDYMSLMRHNLGVLQKALGAE; encoded by the coding sequence ATGAAACAAATCACAAGCCTACTATTTCTATTTATAATACTTACTGGGTGTTCAACTCAGAATAAAACAGATGTTCAAGACACACTTACCATTTATACATCGATTTATCCCATACAATACTTCACGGAACAAATTGGTGGAGAAGCTGTAACTGTAGAAACGATATATCCACCGGGGGCAGACGCACATACATTTGAGCCAACTGCAAAGACAATGACTACTATCGCTAAAGCCGATGCCTTTATTTATCTGGGAGCTGGACTAGAAGGTTTCGCTGAGACTGCAGCAGATGCCTTAGGAGAAGAAAAGGTTCAACTTTTGGAATTAGGAAAACATGAATCATTGTTTTCAGAAACAGGAGATAAACATTCCCATGAAGATCATTCTCATGAGAATCACGATCCCCATATTTGGATTGATCCTATTCGAGCAATCGAAATGGCTGATTATATAAAAGAAGCTCTTGTAAAACTAGCCCCTGATAAAGAAGAACAGTTTACAGAGAATCATAAGGAATTAACAGAGAACTTGACTGCTCTTCATAGAGAATTTAAGAACCTTACTGAAAATGCTAGTCACAATAAAATTTTAGTCTCCCACTCAGCATATGGGTACTGGGAACAAAGATATGGCATAGAACAATTGTCAGTGAATGGGTTAAGTCCAACAAGTGACCCTTCCCAAAAGGACTTAGAAGACATTATTCAAAAAGCAAAAAGCCTTGATATGGAATACATGATTTATGAGCAGAATGTATCAAGTCAAATTTCATCCATTATCCAAGAGGAACTTAACGCCAAATCGTTAACTATTCATAATCTCTCTGTTCTAACAGAAGAAGATATAGAAGAAAACGAAGATTATATGAGCTTAATGAGGCATAACCTAGGTGTACTACAAAAAGCACTTGGAGCGGAATAG
- a CDS encoding metal ABC transporter ATP-binding protein, translating into MSTKSILEIDDLSYAYEDKQVLEDIDFSIHPGSFVGLVGPNGSGKTTLIKLILGLLPHKRGSIRLFDTPIEKFKDWNRIGFVSQKANSFNTGFPATVYEVVSMGLTSKVGYFRFFQKQHVQKIKHAVDIVGMTEYLHKNVGDLSGGQQQRVFIARALVSEPDFLILDEPTVGVDAENVQRFYEMLADLNKNKGITLLLVTHDTGTMTSYATNIACLNKRIHFHGDPHSFEHMSDQDLSEMYGHNVHLVKHEH; encoded by the coding sequence ATGAGCACAAAATCTATATTAGAAATAGATGATTTAAGTTATGCATATGAAGATAAGCAAGTCCTCGAGGATATTGACTTTTCCATTCATCCTGGTAGTTTCGTTGGTTTAGTTGGCCCAAACGGGTCTGGAAAAACAACCTTGATCAAACTAATTTTAGGACTCTTACCACATAAGCGAGGTTCAATACGTCTATTTGATACGCCTATCGAAAAATTTAAAGATTGGAACCGAATTGGTTTTGTTTCTCAAAAAGCCAACAGTTTTAATACCGGTTTCCCTGCCACCGTTTATGAAGTCGTTTCTATGGGATTAACCTCAAAGGTAGGCTATTTTCGTTTTTTCCAAAAACAACATGTGCAAAAAATCAAACATGCAGTGGATATAGTAGGAATGACAGAATACCTCCACAAAAATGTTGGAGATCTATCTGGCGGTCAACAACAACGAGTTTTTATAGCGAGAGCACTTGTTAGTGAACCAGACTTTCTCATTCTTGATGAACCAACTGTAGGAGTAGATGCAGAAAATGTGCAACGCTTTTATGAAATGCTAGCAGATTTAAATAAAAATAAGGGCATCACCTTATTACTTGTAACCCATGATACGGGTACGATGACATCTTATGCCACTAATATCGCTTGTCTTAATAAACGAATCCACTTTCATGGAGATCCTCATTCCTTTGAACATATGAGCGATCAGGATCTTTCAGAAATGTATGGACACAATGTTCACCTCGTAAAGCACGAACACTAG
- a CDS encoding metal ABC transporter permease gives MISSFLQYEFLQNAFFTALLIGFIAPLLGTFVVVRRLSLIADALSHVTLSGIAFGLMLDKKLGGFALTPFYTGMGFSVLGSIFIEQLRRVYKAYQELAIPIILSGGVGLSVIFISLADGFNTDLFNYLFGSVTAVSRQDLWTILVVAVVVTSLVFLFYKELFMLSFDEEHAVVSGIHAKRIHFLFIILTALVIAASIRIVGVLLVSALMTLPVAASIRLARGFKQTIAYSILFGEASVIIGLIAGYYFEIPPGGTIVVTAILILIITLGIKKLQQRSHFKKVMS, from the coding sequence ATGATTTCGAGTTTTTTGCAATACGAATTTTTACAAAACGCATTTTTTACAGCTTTATTAATAGGATTCATTGCTCCACTTCTTGGTACATTCGTAGTGGTCAGAAGATTATCCTTAATAGCAGATGCGCTATCTCACGTAACATTATCTGGTATAGCTTTTGGACTAATGTTAGATAAAAAACTAGGAGGTTTCGCTTTAACCCCCTTTTATACCGGAATGGGGTTCTCTGTATTAGGGTCTATCTTTATTGAACAATTACGAAGGGTTTATAAAGCCTATCAAGAATTAGCGATTCCCATCATACTTTCTGGTGGTGTGGGCTTAAGTGTTATTTTTATTTCTTTAGCTGACGGATTTAATACGGACTTATTCAATTATTTATTCGGTTCTGTTACAGCAGTTAGCCGCCAAGATTTATGGACCATTCTAGTTGTAGCTGTAGTTGTAACTTCCCTTGTCTTTTTATTCTATAAAGAGTTATTCATGCTCTCCTTCGATGAAGAACATGCTGTTGTTTCTGGAATCCATGCTAAACGCATTCACTTCCTATTCATTATTCTAACAGCGCTTGTCATTGCAGCCTCTATTCGTATCGTGGGCGTGTTGCTTGTATCAGCATTGATGACATTACCAGTTGCAGCCAGCATCCGTTTGGCAAGAGGATTTAAGCAAACCATTGCTTACTCTATTCTATTCGGAGAAGCGTCTGTCATTATAGGATTAATTGCTGGATATTACTTTGAAATTCCACCTGGGGGTACCATAGTTGTAACAGCTATTTTAATCCTCATTATTACCTTAGGCATCAAAAAACTTCAACAGCGTTCTCATTTTAAGAAGGTGATGTCATGA
- a CDS encoding Fur family transcriptional regulator yields MNKTRALERLKSKGYKYTDKREDILVYFEKENGYRSARDLLENMRKRYTGISFDTIYRNLHLFVDLGILEATILEGEKHFRIKCDSKHHHHFICLQCGDTREIRTCPMMYVEKELEDFSIEDHKFEIYGTCSTCKSA; encoded by the coding sequence ATGAATAAAACACGTGCCTTAGAACGACTAAAGAGCAAAGGGTATAAATACACCGATAAAAGAGAGGACATTCTTGTTTACTTTGAAAAGGAAAATGGATATCGTTCAGCTCGTGACCTATTAGAAAACATGCGAAAGCGATACACTGGCATAAGTTTTGACACGATATACCGTAACCTTCACCTTTTTGTAGATTTAGGTATATTAGAGGCGACAATACTCGAGGGGGAAAAGCATTTTCGTATAAAATGTGATTCCAAACACCATCACCATTTTATTTGCTTACAATGTGGCGATACTAGAGAGATCCGCACTTGCCCTATGATGTATGTGGAAAAGGAATTAGAAGATTTTTCGATAGAGGATCATAAATTTGAGATATATGGAACGTGTTCTACATGTAAAAGTGCTTGA
- the crcB gene encoding fluoride efflux transporter CrcB has product MLSASTYVSVFIGGCIGAVARYTVSIGIDPIFTFPFETLLVNWLGCFLLTYFISHPFLSKRVSEKIMVGVGTGVLGGFTTFSTFSVETIQLWMSQSVLMAMLYVALSIIGGIGLAWLGFKTGRRRVSQA; this is encoded by the coding sequence ATGTTGAGTGCTTCTACATATGTAAGTGTATTCATAGGTGGTTGTATTGGAGCTGTTGCACGCTATACTGTTTCCATTGGAATAGACCCTATCTTCACGTTTCCATTTGAAACGCTATTGGTAAATTGGCTAGGTTGTTTTCTCCTAACCTACTTCATTTCCCACCCATTCCTTTCTAAACGTGTATCTGAGAAAATTATGGTCGGAGTTGGTACAGGAGTGTTGGGGGGATTTACAACTTTTTCTACGTTCTCGGTGGAAACAATACAACTATGGATGAGTCAATCCGTTCTAATGGCTATGCTATATGTGGCGCTAAGTATAATTGGGGGAATTGGGCTAGCGTGGCTAGGATTTAAGACTGGTAGAAGGAGAGTGAGTCAGGCATGA
- the crcB gene encoding fluoride efflux transporter CrcB — protein MTFVLVAIGGGLGAFFRFIVGQTWNTGRPTFPLGTWTANITGSFILSIFLILHTKNLIPHSLWYFAGTGFCGAFTTFSTFGKETVHLLEEKQFKQAAWYVGTSLFVGLFIVGFMLFLFLPNLGR, from the coding sequence ATGACATTTGTTCTAGTAGCAATTGGCGGAGGCCTTGGCGCTTTCTTCCGTTTTATCGTTGGACAAACTTGGAATACCGGTAGACCTACATTTCCACTAGGAACATGGACAGCCAACATCACAGGCTCTTTCATTCTAAGCATTTTTCTTATTTTACATACCAAAAACCTGATTCCCCATTCCTTATGGTATTTTGCTGGAACAGGCTTTTGCGGAGCATTCACCACCTTCTCTACATTCGGAAAAGAAACCGTGCATTTACTTGAAGAAAAACAATTCAAACAAGCAGCATGGTATGTCGGGACTTCTTTGTTTGTGGGATTATTTATTGTAGGGTTTATGCTGTTTCTTTTCTTACCTAATTTGGGAAGGTGA
- a CDS encoding STAS domain-containing protein: MQLVHDQMPLPLLMINTKFDTLQYTPEASKVFDVTECFLDMVDEGSKSKVEKWIQPKQGKSKLEINIYGKSSDVVLTEMYVRWMNDLHAEVILYPKEKQNEHITTMLDKLQNRLNDTNFALLEEKEKVEDTLKENYRLSAPFIQLTKDIAFVPLFGDVSEEKLHTIKEQVLAKAHDHHSNRILFDFTAVGELSAEGFRVLNEVFKTLDFMGKEIVLIGVKPKHSMKINEFKVQLNIQFLHSLQTAIYRYCSR, translated from the coding sequence ATGCAACTAGTTCATGATCAAATGCCACTTCCATTACTAATGATTAATACTAAATTTGATACCCTACAGTACACCCCTGAAGCTAGTAAGGTATTTGATGTAACCGAATGCTTTTTAGATATGGTTGATGAAGGTAGTAAATCAAAAGTGGAGAAATGGATACAACCAAAGCAAGGAAAAAGTAAGCTGGAAATTAACATATATGGAAAATCATCCGATGTTGTTCTCACTGAAATGTATGTGAGATGGATGAATGATTTGCATGCTGAAGTTATCCTTTATCCAAAGGAAAAACAAAACGAGCATATTACCACCATGTTGGATAAACTTCAAAATCGATTGAATGATACAAATTTTGCTTTGTTAGAGGAAAAAGAGAAGGTAGAAGATACGTTAAAAGAAAATTATCGATTATCTGCTCCGTTTATTCAACTTACAAAAGATATTGCCTTTGTTCCGTTATTTGGGGATGTTTCAGAAGAAAAGCTTCACACTATAAAAGAGCAGGTGCTTGCTAAAGCCCATGACCACCATAGTAACCGAATTCTCTTTGACTTTACAGCTGTTGGAGAGTTAAGTGCTGAAGGCTTTCGTGTACTCAATGAAGTATTTAAGACGTTGGACTTTATGGGGAAGGAAATTGTATTGATTGGGGTTAAGCCTAAACATTCCATGAAAATAAACGAATTTAAGGTTCAACTTAATATACAATTCCTTCACTCGTTACAGACGGCAATTTATAGGTATTGTTCTCGCTAG